A DNA window from Vigna unguiculata cultivar IT97K-499-35 chromosome 10, ASM411807v1, whole genome shotgun sequence contains the following coding sequences:
- the LOC114165750 gene encoding uncharacterized protein At3g17950-like produces the protein MALQEEGWPLGLRLLNARIGLTGNGDFSGSVSFSTILTAPPTPSTDYSSDLDTQSTGSFFRDKSITLGSLMRISSFVEVSRRSSRGRMVQSSKNNESNHKLRPWLFSLCSKLTTDAVSVAAPSLGNYLLSERKSPHHRRNNHCSTIYGPNDLFPVQESKSLFVGGHVAHKALEQSNGYGTPVLCCLCR, from the exons ATGGCTTTGCAG GAAGAAGGGTGGCCTTTGGGTTTGAGACTATTGAATGCAAGAATTGGGTTAACAGGAAATGGTGATTTCTCTGGATCAGTTTCCTTCAGCACCATTCTCACTGCTCCTCCCACACCTTCAACTGATTATTCATCAGATCTTGACACACAG TCCACTGGATCATTCTTCCGTGACAAGAGCATCACGCTGGGAAGCCTcatgagaatttctagcttcGTAGAAGTCTCAAGGAGATCAAGCAGGGGAAGAATGGTGCAATCGTCAAAGAACAACGAAAGTAATCACAAGCTGAGGCCTTGGTTGTTCTCACTTTGTTCAAAGCTAACTACTGATGCAGTGAGTGTTGCTGCTCCCTCACTTGGTAACTATCTTCTGTCAGAAAGAAAATCTCCACATCATAGAAGGAATAATCATTGTTCAACCATTTATGGACCCAATGACTTGTTCCCGGTTCAAGAGTCAAAATCGCTATTTGTTGGTGGCCACGTTGCTCATAAAGCGTTGGAACAAAGCAATGGATATGGAACACCTGTACTCTGTTGTCTGTGCAGATAA